The proteins below are encoded in one region of Telopea speciosissima isolate NSW1024214 ecotype Mountain lineage chromosome 10, Tspe_v1, whole genome shotgun sequence:
- the LOC122643396 gene encoding uncharacterized protein LOC122643396, translating into MAEIVQARKKAIEVKPQDNKRSTTDDRKESKRSRTERRQDKGDHPSGRGDRRLERSKRASNLEFTPLNTTRSQILMQIQDHDLIRWPRPMLVGPEKHNPNKFCLFHKHNGHDTKDCYQLKREIENLVRAGSLNKYIKGRRDGRRTKETEVVSEKEKNQEEMKGGRIEIGRETARKRLEMYLNRAVEIANRPVHWVLIDIGASVDVLSLEAYQQFGFGDDQLKSEPTYLHGFSGTTASIRGTIRLPVTFGEHPRQVTIMVNFTIVGSMVSFNGLLGQPSLIAFRGFMSSLHLKMKFPTDNEVGEVRGDQKKARECFATFVKKNNGNTKGMALCMENLVSDQRDEQTKKRGRSVEDLVPWQLSKDDPFKAVQVGSLLNDEQKEELAHLLQTNMDVFT; encoded by the exons atggctgAGATAGTACAGGCCCGGAAGAAGGCGATCGAAGTCAAGCCCCAGGATAACAAGAGGTCAACGACGGATGACCGCAAAGAGAGCAAAAGGTCGAGGACTGAGCGTCGACAAGACAAGGGTGATCATCCCTCAGGtaggggtgaccgtcgcctaGAAAGAAGTAAACGAGCAAGCAACCTAGAGTTCACACctctgaacaccaccaggtcccagatccttatgcagatccaagatCATGACCTAATCCGGTGGCCCCGACCCATGCTAGTAGGGCCTGAGAAGCATAACCCCAACAAGTTCTGCCTCTTCCACAAGCATAACGGGCATGATACAAAAGACTGCTACCAactaaagagagagatagaaaacctCGTAAGAGCTGGGAGCCTGAACAAGTACATCAAAGGAAGGCGTGACGGCCGTCGGACCAAGGAAACTGAGGTTGTGagcgagaaagagaagaaccaagaagagaTGAAAGGAGGGCGGatcgagatagggagagagactgCACGGAAGAGACTAGAGATGTACCTGAACAGAGCG gtggagatagccaatcgaCCGGTACATTGGGTATTGATAGATATAGGGGCATCGGTGGATGTGCTCTCCTTGGAAGCCTATCAACAATTTGGGTTTGGGGATGACCAACTCAAGTCGGAgcctacctacctccatgggttctcgggcACCACAGCCTCCATTAGAGGCACCATAAGGCTACCggtcacctttggagaacatcctcgacaggtgaccatcatggtcaACTTCACGATCGTTGGGTCCATGGTCtcattcaacggcctcctagggcaaCCCTCCTTGATAGCCTTTAGAGGGTTCATGTCATcgctccacctgaagatgaagttccccactgacaacgAAGTGGgtgaagtccgaggagatcagaagaaggctAGAGAATGCTTTGCCACCTTcgtcaagaagaacaatggtaacaccaaGGGAATGGcactgtgcatggagaacctggtcagcgaccagagagatgaacagaCAAAGAAGAGAGGTAGGTCGGTGGAAGACCTCGTCCCATGGCaactcagcaaggatgaccctttCAAGGCGGTACAGGTCGGTTCGTTGTTGAAtgatgaacagaaagaagagctgGCACACCTCCTCCAAaccaacatggatgtcttcacATGA
- the LOC122643398 gene encoding uncharacterized protein LOC122643398 — MAATNQTHTVTVPIYEASNNQNQSPPRIRRVPCILRHIDKNRGCYEPMLVSIGPFHHGRPDLQLLEPLKIELEQQFISDMGSEFPAFDRNFDEVAIRARECYDLIALQYFTDMGTLREITKDVFKSIMFRDGCFIRHFIHCMAADNPNPSDTKMKTDQRAFMVRDMFLLENQLPFIVLKELMSLELITKFIRRQMGIAENNSPPLQKDSTQPLHLLDLLRKELVRDAPPPMSQLRGGMELDSWYSFRTVTELKASSISCKRSTSHSLKGISFKTGFIKGHLLLPRMIIDDSTKSKFLNLVAYETCPDAPDDFTVTSYICLLDSLIDSAEDVKELRSKGILLNALGSDQQVADLFNDLTLELVPDSELYQDVKSGIERHYKSKVRIWMAEVCNTYFRTPWSIIAFVAAGLALLLTMAQTYYAANDSSKKP, encoded by the coding sequence ATGGCAGCTACCAATCAGACCCATACTGTTACAGTCCCTATATATGAAGCCAGCAACAATCAAAACCAATCTCCACCTCGAATTCGGAGGGTTCCTTGCATATTGCGTCATATTGACAAAAACAGAGGATGCTATGAACCAATGCTGGTCTCAATTGGTCCTTTCCACCATGGCAGACCTGATTTACAACTTCTGGAGCCGCTCAAGATTGAACTGGAGCAGCAGTTCATTTCCGATATGGGCAGTGAATTCCCAGCCTTCGACAGAAACTTTGATGAGGTAGCTATTagagcaagggagtgctacgatTTGATTGCTCTACAATACTTCACCGATATGGGTACTCTCAGGGAGATCACAAAAGATGTTTTCAAGAGCATCATGTTCCGAGACGGTTGTTTCATTCGCCATTTCATTCATTGCATGGCAGCAGACAATCCCAATCCCAGCGATACCAAGATGAAAACTGATCAAAGGGCTTTCATGGTGAGGGACATGTTCTTGCTGGAGAACCAACTGCCATTCATAGTTCTCAAGGAACTGATGAGCTTGGAATTGATCACCAAATTCATCCGAAGACAAATGGGGATCGCCGAAAACAATTCTCCTCCATTGCAGAAAGACAGTACTCAACCTCTTCATCTCCTTGACCTACTTCGGAAGGAATTAGTCCGTGATGCACCTCCGCCTATGTCTCAACTGAGAGGTGGCATGGAATTGGATAGCTGGTATTCATTTCGTACAGTCACTGAGCTTAAAGCATCGAGTATCAGCTGCAAGAGAAGTACTTCTCATAGCCTAAAGGGTATCAGTTTCAAAACTGGCTTCATCAAGGGACATCTGCTACTTCCTCGTATGATCATTGATGACTCAACCAAGTCCAAGTTTTTAAACTTGGTAGCTTATGAAACATGCCCTGATGCACCTGACGACTTCACCGTAACCTCTTACATCTGTTTACTGGATTCTCTCATCGATAGTGCCGAGGATGTTAAAGAGCTGAGATCAAAAGGAATACTTCTCAATGCACTTGGCAGCGACCAGCAAGTGGCTGATCTCTTTAATGACTTGACACTCGAGTTGGTGCCCGACTCTGAGCTTTATCAAGATGTTAAGAGTGGCATTGAAAGGCACTACAAGAGCAAAGTAAGGATTTGGATGGCTGAAGTGTGTAACACATACTTCCGTACCCCATGGTCTATCATTGCCTTCGTTGCTGCTGGATTGGCTCTCCTGCTTACCATGGCTCAAACGTATTATGCAGCCAATGACAGCTCCAAGAAGCCCTAA